CGCTGATCGTTCACGCTGATGTGCTCCAGGTGCGTGTTGATGGAACATTCAGAAAATGCCTCCAGCAGGGCCCCGCCTGAGTTCGCAGACATCTGCTTTGGAAATGGAGACGGACGAGCTGGTGAGGAAACAATAATGACAGCGCCGCGTGTCCTGCAGCGCGCGCATGCTCACGCACGCGGGACGGCCAACAGCAACACACCGACCGCATTAGCCCGCCTCACTTGGTCAGGACCATTAACCAAACCCCACCTGTGCTGCTGGAGCTTCCTGGTGGACAAAGTCCAGCTGCTCCTGATGGGACCAAGTTGTGGCCTCAGCCTCCTGCTCAGGCGGTGTGTCTCTGCGCTTCCGCTTCCTTTGTTCAGCACCGCAGCCCGTTTGCTTTAAAATGATGTCAATTATTGATTAGAGAATAAAGATCTTTTCTAAAGTGCAGAGTAATTATTCATTAGAACACCGAGGCCTTTGCGGAACACAACTCCCTGTCCCACGATGCAGTTGTCGTCCCACTGGGCGTTTCCCAGCCGAGCGCGCTGTGAGCCGAGCACCAGGGAACCGTGGCGTAGCCGGGTGTCAACAGCAGCCGCGCTCTCTGAAGATGGACAGAAAAGGACAAGAAGCTCCAGGATGGAGTGgcaggggtgggtgggggtgggggtgggtgtctGCACACCCCTCGCAGCCCTGGGGCAGTCGCTGTCCGTGACACAGATCGGTGACGCCGGGGCCCAGGGCTCTTCACCTCACTTTCATGCCCACAGTCTTTATTGTATCCCCCGGCACTTAGTCTTCTGCACACGTATGCTTAAATAATGTAAGTAAATGACGACTTGTTGGACTCACGAGAACGTCTGCTGCGGCTTCACGCTCAAGTGGGAAACGGGCGTGTTCAAGCTGCATTTTACCACGCAAACTAACGCAGGGACTCTGCTGGAGCGGTGAAGGTGAAACCATGTGAAGTTCtgctgggatctgaacctggaaGCTGCTGGTCAACATCTCAGTTTCCCCTCCATCCCTGAGAAAGTAGCAGGACGCGCACCTCGTGTCCCACAATCCAAATGGAGACTTCGtacatattatattacattttatcatCTGCAAGTGGAACAAAGGTCTCTGTCTGCAGATGATCACCGGAAGCAGAGTTTCAGCCGATGAGTCGAATGCAACCCCCGAGCCGAGGGGAGTAATACTGTCTAATGACACAATTATGATTCCTTGTCAAGATAGCGCCCTGTTCTCTATGAGCTCACAGACAGTTATTATGGAGGCTAATTTCACGTCCCTGCCTGGAACACAGCGCCACACAACAGAAAGGAGGTGGCCTGCGGATCGACCTCGGGAGGGGAAACCTTGGAAGGAGGGGACGATGACTTCGGGGGACAAGCTCAGGTGCGGCACGATGGGACCGAGACGTTGCTGAAGGTGCTACTCTCTTTACCCAGGGTTGTGTGCGGAGGGTGGGAGTCAGTGTCCATTATCCACTATGTCTCCTTAAACTTAGGTTTATATGTGATCATTTTAAGGATATTGATATCTTGGAGAGTGAAAGGTAAATCTGAAATAATACTTATAATGGATACCTCACGCAGCTGTGCCGGATCAAACCGATCGACACGACGAGAGGTCACCGTAATAAGTCACTATCAGAGGACGAAGATGGAAGGCAACGTGCAACAGCGACACGGATTATTCAAATGCGGAGGATTGCATTGCGAGAGACTGAAAGGAGAGTGTCAGACAGAAAAACCACAGTTAAATGACGTGTGCAAAAGGCAGGAGTTAATTTTAATGGCCAACAGTTTAAACGGCTTTTTAATACACATCCTTTCcatccatttaatttttattacgTTCTGGTACTTGGGGGCAGAATTCAATTACGATGCTCTGTTTGCTTATCAGTGCGAGCGTTCAGCTTACGGTGTGTTTGCGATCCATCTCGGTGCTCGTTCGTTGCGGCCTCATCTCACTCTAAGGACGCGCCGCGGTGGACGCGAAGAGGACGCCGCAACGGAATTCACCGCAACTCCAAgctcacttccagctgttggCTGACCGGAAGGTCCAATAGCAGGACCGCAAGCCCAGTTCCAGCTCTCGCTCCGACACCACCCCGGACTGAGCCGTTGTTCACAAGGGCGGGAAAGGCTGCTCCCGAAAAGATTTccccaaagacacacacaacccCGGTGCTCTCAGGACCCTGGACTGCCTTGCAGACAGGGAATCGGGcacatggagaaaagaaaaacatttaggtTCTCCTTCTAGAGATGCTCAACCCCCTTCAGATACACGCAACCTGATTAAGTTTGCAGGGAAAATTCCTCCGTTAGTAATTTAAGACCACCTTTGATTGCGAGCGACGTGGCAAACAGATGCCGTCATTTCCTCTCGTAATAAAGTAACGCATCCTCGTTACACTGCAAACGTGTCGCTTCATTGTCCTGTTGCTGCTTGTTTTTCCAAACATAAGGCATCGAAGTGTCAGTAGCAGAGATCGCACACAACAAACAAACCTGGGACAGTTAAACGTACCCAAGAAAGACATGAAGCTGGATTTGAGCCCCACTccctactcctgctgttgtaccctggagaAGGGGCTGACCCTCCATTGCTCCAGTGGACCTAAAAATATAAGTGGCTACACAAGCAATTACTAATTCAAACTGATGCAGATACTGTCCATGTCGAACTGACACACTATAACCCATAAACCTCCAAATCCAGCAGTACGCCAAAGTAATAAACTAATCCAGCAGTATGCCAAAGTAATAAACTAAATTCATAGAGCGCACTTCATTTAAAACTTGTCCAGATTGGAACAAAGCCCACTGGCCTTTACAGGTATATCATCTTCTAGGTCTTTCTTAAAAGTTTGCACGCTTCCTCTGGTCAGCActctccaaacacacactgcgGAGTCAGCGTGCAGGGGGATGAACGCCGGCTGTCCTCCGCACGGCGTTCTGGTGACCGGTGCTCTATAAGCATTGAGCGAAACCACCATCCAAAGCAGCGGTTGGCATTGATCACACGTACAGCTGGTGCACAGGTGTGTCTCTGTCTTACTGCAACTCGTTTTTGTCAGCTGCTGACGGGTGTCGTGATTTATTGGTACTTTAACCGCTCATCGCTGCACTGCACGGCAACCAGAAAGGACAACGGCCGTCTGCTGGATCGTTTACGGAGTTCCATCAGGATCGAGGCCCAGTTTGTACCGCGCTGTATATAGGAACGAGGTTCAGGGTCTCAAACTGACCGTGTTCCACACAACGCGACAGCAAAACACGACCGTTTACGTCGGTGTTCGCTCACAGCGGCGGTGCTGCGGCAAACGCCACCACGCCGGGCTCCGGAGGAAGGTCGAGGTCGGCCAATTACCGCTGCCTCTGGTGCTCCCGTGGGGTCCCAGTGAGCGCACTTAGAAAAACGTGACAATCCATCTGCCATttgttcattaatattaatgcgGACAGGAAACGTACAGGGAGATGCAGTTTCGGGCTGCATTTCGTTTGTTCGTTCCAGACTGCTGAGACACATCACCGTGACGCAGCTCAATGCTGCACCTTCTCCCAGCGACAGGGGGGCTGATGGGCATCGTGGGGAGTAGCATAGCACCGAGAGAAGGAAAACATACAGAGCCAGCAGGGGagtgttctctctctctctctctctctctctctcatacacacatcTTTATGTTTTATGTAGTTGTCAgaagtgcacaaacacacagcacactgcGCACGCAGGATTGAGGACAATTTATCCtgttctccacacacacacacacacacacacacacacacacacacacacacacacaatggtgGCGCTCAGCTGGACCCCAAGCGACTCTCCACGGGGTTCAGGCATGTGTCATCGAGGGCACAGCTTCACCGTTTGAAAAGGGCTGTTCCTGAACGCTGCACCTCCACACACCGGTGTGCCGCAGCACTGGTAGGAAATTGCACTCCGTCTCCGGCAAACCACTCAATCTTGGCTTCACAGGACGACTCGGGCCTTTAATTCCGACGGCAGCTTCATCGGGGACGACGGACACACATATGGCAGCACTTGGTGTTGAGTGCGGTTCATTCTTCTCTAACCTCCTTTGTGAAAACACACTCAAACGCCATCGCTCTCTTGCACCTGTATTTTAAGGTAAAGGTGTGTGTTAGGTATGGGGCCAAACGGGGCTTTTCttacataaacattttatgAATTCCGCAGCCACGCCCCCTCGCCGTCTTTTTGCCCTCCAGGGTCGTCCACCAGACCTGTCCCTGCGCTCGCACGCACGCAAACCTCACTTATGACAACCTTGGACACCAGGGTATAACTTTtacttgaaaaataaaagcagatgtTTCCAGGAACATATTTTTACAGTGAAGGAACTGGCAGCTGAACATGTAACTGTACAGTAAGTGCAGTGACCTGCAGAAGGAGACTCACCTGTACAGAAAGCACCGTTTGGCTCTTTTCACTGCCTGCACAACTCCTTCAGCAGGGAGATACAGTCCTCATGGGCAACAGAGCACTTTCGCATAATAATGCTTATTTATGGCCATTTGCAAACCAGTTAAAGCTCCAAAGGTGCTTCAGAGAAATGGCAGCATTAGGCGCTTGACACATATCTGTCCTGAAAATGTGCAGTTACGTAGGAGgtgaaacaaatgaacaaaaaccaTTTTTGAAGTCGGTGTGGAAAAATCCAAGTGTATCGTGTAAAAGCAATGGTCGTTCAAATGTTGAACTTAAGTGGCTTGCGAAGATACCGTACTTGAGATCTCAGTCCAAACAGAGGAAAAACTCCGATGTTTCACactttcactcactcaccatGCGAGTTAAGAGCTGTGCCGAAACTCTGAGCTGTCAGATGGACATTTCCACACTAGCGGAGCACAGTAAGTACTTCAGCGATGGAGTAACTGTAGCAGGTAAATATCTGTCATAGCAAATCTGTAACTACAGTCAACATTTCTGTAAAGGCTCCTGGGAAGTGCAGTATGCAGGGACCATTGAAAATACAGACGCACATGTTGATTGTCCATCTTTCcattatatttatgtacaaaacCATTCCTAATCTTAGATGACAATACTATAAATTACAGACACTAATAACACAAACGCCACCCCACATTGTCTGTCCTCAAGTTATTGCTCAGacttgtgtgttatttttttaaaaaaaaaaaaaaaaaaaaaaaaagaagacaacagCAACTACAATGAGAAATAAAGCAGACACTTTGGAACAAATGTCTGGACTGAGGATCTGAACTAAGTGCATAGATCGCTGGCACTGTCACCATGGGCTACACTGGTCCACGTCTCAAAGGCAGCCTCTTAAAGTGGTGGACAGGAGGCGCTCAAGGGCACCTGAGAGGAAACCCCCGGTCCTTTTGTCAGGACGTGAATGAATGTTGTTCACTTACGATACATTGAAAGTTACTACAAACTACGCAGTTAAACGACTTAAATGTCACTCCAGGTGCAGCTACATACATACAGTGCGggtctgtctttctgtgtgtgcatgtgcgcgcacgcacgcacattctCTCCAGTGGCAGCTCGCCAACTTGGCCCTATGCCCCGGGGCTCTCCCTTTCACTGCATACTGGGACCAGCCAGACGCAGGCAGATCCTAGACCAGTTGGCATCAGTGCCCAAACACTCCCGGCTCACTTCGGTCACATCCTCCTCCGTGTCAATTCCAGCGGCAGAAAAGATTTCTGTTCCCTCATTTATGCTTCAGTAAATAGCGAGGAGAGGGGGTATAGCGTGGTAGTGATGGTGGAGGGGGCAGTgggttttgaagaaaaaaaaaagtcaattcaCTTCCCGGGTGATTCCACGTTACCTCTTCTGCCTCAATCTTGTTTTGATTTAGTTCAATTATCGGTACAGGGAGGGCGTCACTCAcacgtcgggggggggggggggggcacacggTGTCCGTCGTAACGTCAAGGAAGGAGCAGCCTGTCTTCTCTGTTCTCGCTCCAGCCTACGTTCCACATGAAGGAGAGATGCCACCAGTTGCTCAGGTGACACCTGTCGCCGGGTGCCGTGGGAGTATGGCGGGGACCAcgctgttcccatggcaacggCACCCGAGCACACACAGCAGATGATGAAAAGATGGGCGACTCCTCCGGCGAATCCGTGCGGAAAAGAAGGGTTTCCCAAGTCGAGCGTCTACATGGGTGCACCATCAAGGTGCCGCCAGCAGCACACTTTAAATATCAATGCATTGCAATAAAAACATGGCAAAACTTGACAGACGGGGCCAGCCCActggcgcgcacacacacgcatgcatgaTGCATGCGTCAAAAAAATGTAGTGAGCCAGTGCTAGCGGTCACTAAGGGTCGCCAAAACAGTCCACACAGGGGCATCTGTTCTCCACTGGCACCTGAGGAGCTGTAGCCACCTTTCGACATTTATTTCCCTTCAGTCTCATTGCCCGTCTCTAATTATTATGCCTAATTGTGAACTTAATCAGTAATTAAGAGATGACACCATTTTTTGCAGTTATCCATTTATTCTTAGCCAAATTACAAAGAGCTCATGAGACACAATATTAATAATCAGCCTTTATTGGAAGGACACAGACAGATCAGATCAGGTAACGGTAGAAGAAAGTGGCCTGAATTTGTTTAAGAGCGAGTGCTTGGCACATCGTTTCCGCGAAAAGACTCGCTGTGAATTTTCACTCTTTACCTTTGGTTTGTTAAAGGCAAGAAGCGTTTGGACAAATAAACGTCGAAAGTGGGCCAGCCCCGTCTACGGCCCGCCAGAATGGCTCCACCGCGCAGCTGAAAGCACAGAACTACGCGAGGATTTGTCCTGCGAAGATGTTTGTAACCCTGATGttaacccccccctccccttcaaTTGTCTTTCAAAATGTAAAGATGTCTAACGTGTCAGCTGAAGGGCGGAAGGTCCAAGATCCATCCCTACTCTGTCTGAAGAACCTTCCTCCAAAAGTTGGACTATAAAATAAGCAGTTTGTTTGGAAACattataaaacatgaaatactgtGCCGGCACTGAACAGAAACAACTAAAGAAGCCAACTGAGACAACTGTACAACAAAACCGCGGTAAAAATGCGGCTCCAGCGCTCCGGAACAAGCCGTCGCCGCAATAAATGTGTTCTACCAATGAGGTCCAGAGCTGAGTGCCGGGACATGTGTGTTCAGTGCGTAACCCctttgtgtgtgcttgtgtttcGTGAGCGCGGATACAAGTGGAGAGGGAGCGGATCGGTCGGGCGGGGGGGGCAGTCGCACGCACTCCTACTGAACGGAACCAGAGTGGTGTCGCTCACAGATGCGCACCATGTGGGGAACGCTTTGCTGAGTCGTTGCTCCTCCCACATGCgccctccccccccttccccccgctGCCCTTCCGTCCTGCCGTGCCCTTCAGTTGTGACTTCCCAGCACTGTCTCTCTGTTTCCGCCTCTTGCTTCCTTGACATCTTCTGAAGGCTTTATGACATCATTTCCTGCTTTCGGTCTTTCTTGGGATTTCTGTGACAAAATTCAAAAGACAAGCAAAGACACAGTTCAGAAGCACGTGAGCGCCAGTAAccaagaagaggaggagcaCCAGTAGAGAAGGAGCTGGATTCCGCTCTCcaggacacacactgcaggaatGACAAGAGCACAAACGTTTCGCCTGCAGTTGTAACAAGTCTGCCACCACGGGCCCTTTCGTCGCCATTTCGGATAAAGACAGATCCGAGGGGACAGAGCCAAGCGCTTAGGACCCGAGACAGAACGGTGACACCGACACCACCTGACTCCGCAAACCGTGGCAAGGGCACCGTGTGGTGTAGCGGAGCTGGGAACAGGGCAGCTACCCTTACGCACTGCTTCTCCGATACGCCAACTTTTACACTGGTTCTTCTGTGAATTTTGATAATTCGCTGATGCTCTTTCTCCATTCCTGCCAAGGCTCTGCTGACAATTTGCTGAGTCCAGCTCCtgaacccccccaacccccacggTCAGCGCCTAGGACTAGTACTTCTCCCTGCAGGGCATTTTTCTCTTGGTGGGCGGAGTCCTTAACACAGGATCCTTCATGCATCTTTAATGCTGCACTGGTGCCCTGGGACATCTGCAAAGACTCACTTTTAAATAAGGACTTTAATAGGTCCCTCAGCTCTCTTTGCCCATCAtggttattgtttttctttcttcttttttctactGCAAAAATGCCCACTAGGGACATTACTTGTGTCCAAAGGAACGCAGGACAAACACGCATCTTTCGGGTACAGAAACGTGAACTccgtgtgtggtgtgtgtgtggtgtgtatgtatgagtgatGTGGAGCCGGTCCTTAATAAATAAACCTTCAGCAAAAACCGGAGAGAGTAAAAAGTGCTCGTACGTCACATCGCTTCATTTACCGCTGTGTTACTGCTTCCGACTGGCACTCAAAGAACTGAAGTGCCGGCGCTGCAGGTATTTGTAGGTCCTGGAATGGTCATAAAGGCCACACAGGAGCCAGTGCAGGGTAACGTTACTGTAAAATGTGGTGAGAGACGAGGTGACCCCACCTGGGTTTGCGATCTTGCCTCGGCTTCTTGCCACGCCGGAGACCATTTCTCAGTGCGATTTTGAAAACAAGTCTCACCAACCTGAAAGGTGACCGCAGTTATCAGTGACAAACACCGGCAGCATCTCACATCACGCAGGAAGGCGTGATTCTGTGCCCTCCGATGGCGCAATAACTGTCAACAATTTGGTTTGCAATCAAAACCAAAGAGgcactttattttaattatttgtttatttgaacaAAGCCGATGATAGAGAAAGTGTATTAATGAAGAGAGACCAAATAAACCTTCTGAAGAGGACttggtgctgctgtgtgtgcgcgtgcatgtgtgtgtgcgtgcgcgcacaatGCTGAAATACCTCAGGTATCCTCATGGACTCCTGAAGGCCTAGTGCATTACATGAAAGAGTGATGAGCAAAGAGTTGCCCGTCTACCACAGTACGGCCTCCCGACACACGTCAAGGACGCAATGCGAAAGGGGCCCATTCCCAGTGGCCCTCTTGCGCGGACAACTCCTTTGTCACTTTCTTACCCGTTGTGCAGTGTTTACGTCCAGTGGCAGACGGTCACCTGGCCGCATTTCCGCATGAGCGCGTGCTGGCTGTGCAGCGGGTGTACAGCGTAAATAGACAACCCATTTGAAGCGCTGTGAAAGGATCAACTCCCAGCAGGCTGCGTGCATTGCGTACTTCGGCACGCAGCACACTGGTGACACACGCAGTGACACGGTACACCTCCCAGAGGCACTTGCTGCGCCTCAAAGTATCAAAGCAAACTCGACACACGTGGCATGCGAAACGGCGACCAAAGCTCTGATGTTCAGGTTACGGTTAGTGGATGAGGGGGCACGGGCAGGAGGAGGGGCTTTTGGGGTGCAGGTTAAGTGGTCGGCTGCAGGTGCTGATCGGTGTGCGACGTgtggacccccaccccccccacagagCGCAGCCACAGAGCATCACAGCATTCAACAACAACAGCTATGGTCATGCATAACAAGAGCATCAACACTGCGGTGTAAATATCTTTGTGGAATAATGCAGGAGAGCACGAGAGCCCAGGTCGGCACAAATGTGACAATGACTGAACAACAAGAAGATAAACCGCGGTAAAAAGGAGCGAGGTGAAAGAGGGAATTATTCATGAGCATAACCTGGAAGAACCTTCCGGTTCCTCTCAGTTTAGAGCTGgaataataatgaatttgttATAATTGTCTGTCGGCACTCGCTGTACTGGGACATCAATCAGCCCAGACAATTTTACTGTTTTCGCCATTCCTCCAAATGCTCCTCTGCAGGCAACTCAAACAGAGAGTTTCGTATTTACTGCTTCAAATGTGcgcaaaataagaaaaaaggggTAAACACTGCTGAATGAGAGCAGCCAGCATCCCTTTTAATGCACACTAGGGGAGTTCTAGGGCCGGCAACGATGGATACAGAAACTGTCACACCGAAAACACAGCAAGGCACAGTAAACCCTGGCCCTAGCGCTCAGCGGACACGCTAGCGGACACAAACAGAAGATGACACCCTCCAAGAGGAGCGATTCCCCCATGACATCTCACCTTTTCTGTGCGACAGTCCTTCCTAGTCTCCTCCGAGGTGGACGGTGCTTTACTGCCCACAACCCTCAGGATTTTCGGGACGTCCTGCAAGCGTAGCGTCAACGAGAAAAAAAGAGCGTCTTTCGACAAACTGCCTTGCCACCCAACGTAACACAGAGATTGGAATTTAACGTCACCCATTTCTTTCCTAACTGTTGCTAACGAAGCCCAAATGTACCatcgtttacattttttcccacttatcagacagttttctccaatgtgacttgcgatgttaagctccttacaattaaGACTATTTAACCGCTGGGTGTTATTCCCCCGACTCAACCAATTTGGAGTGAGtatattgctcaagggtactttaaccactacgccacctgctgcccccatagAAGTTAGAACTAAATTACAAGTTTGCATCAATTCTCTGCATCTTATTCTCCTCTCATTTAGACGTCAAATCTACCTGGTCAAAATTATTAATACTGCAGATACGAGTAAATAACCCGAGTACCAGATATGAGTAAAGAACCTGATCTTTTCACAGGAGAGAGTCCCCTTGTTCATTCgcttcatttcctttcagtaCAGCGTTGATTCGCGAAGAGACAAGGTAAATGTTCAAGCGCTGTACTGTACCATGTGAACACACTCCAATTAGAAATGCCATCAGGAAGCCGTAGGAAGGAGCAGACACtgaagcagaactgtggtcGTTTCCAGGCACAGAATAAGGGGCAGGAAAAGAGCGCAAGGCGAGCCTAGTAGacctgtagggggcgctgttGAGCGCCAACCCAGCGGCATGCGGCAATACCCCAGCAGCGAAGGCATCTGAGGCCAAAACGCCAGAGCGCCGGAAAAAGCCCTTCTGCTACTGGTCAGTACCAATGACAATCTAGACAGCGACTCGTTTACCGGGAATCCCTACACTGATTTTACCTATTTCTTCCAGTACAACAGGACAGTGCTTGTCCCAACTCCAGCACCCGCTCATCTGCCCCAGAGGACCTACCTTGGCGTTGGGCTGCTGGAAGGTTACCACGGAATGGTTGGCAAGGCCAGTAAACCTGGGCAGGTGGACGGGGGTGCTGGGGGGGTGGTTCTGCAGCACCGAGGAGAAACACAAGTGCACCGTGTCCTTCAGGGCCTTCAGCTGGGACTCCTGCAGCATGTCCGTCCAGGGAGACGGACAGGTAGACAGACATGCGGTCAGGGCTCTGTTCCTCTCTCCATGCACACGATCACGTGAAGACTGCTGCAGCTCCTCTACACCGCACCATCTCCATGTTCACTGTGCTCTTCGCGCAAACGCTCGTCTGTCTCCGCTCTTTCATCGCTCCACATCCCCCTTGGTCTAGCCATCATCTCTACATGCTCTCCCCATCcgcaacacacaaacaaaacaaaccgcTCCGAGGATGAACACACTGGTACGAGGAGAGGGCACACCACGACCGCCAGCACATGGAACAAAGAACATTCCGGTGGACCCTGGAACGCGACATTTGCTGCGATATGGGGAACCCGGAATTCAGTCTTGGCAGTTCCAGCAGCTTTGGCGCAGGAGGGACGAGCCGACGAGGAATTCATTAGCACTGCAGACGGATGAACGTTTATTCTGACAGTGATTTTTTAATTAGCTGTTGCTCCCGCCATTATTGAGTACAGGTCCTCCGAGTTATGAGTTTCTAACGATTCCTTTAAGAGGCCAATTAACATTTAGAAATAGTTAAGGGAAGAGGGACCATCCTTTTCAGGGACTTGTTTGCTGAGCGGTTAGGACACAGCGGTGCCACTCGCACCCTGGACACCGTGACCAAACCTCAGCTACCAGTACACTACCACCGGTATTCGCCGGCAGAGCACTCCTTCTCGGTCATGCACACATACCTTGTCCAGTGCTGCCTTCTCTAGCTCCTCCTTGGAGGCCATCAACTTGCGTTCCAGGTCCATGAGTTGCTGGCCCTGGGGGCGAGACACACGGTTTgagccctgctgccccccctcccccaacattTCTGCCCAGGTCACATTCAAGTGGATCACAAATCCCTAACAACAACAGTGTAACATGAGCGGACAAATGTAATTCACATAATCGTGGAGAACCTTTCAAGTTACAAAGAGGCAtgcattaaatgtattaaatatgtaGCTGATAGAAGaggcgagcagcgctgctgtgtcaTTCTGCTGTGAAAGCAGCTTTGTGGAGCCCCGTGCCACAGGGGGTTGGGGTGAAGAACACTGCTCTTGAGGAAGACATTTAATGTGACACTacagtgaaatacagtaaaaaggTTGTCTTTCCCTAGCACATCCAAATCACCCATCACACAGCAACACCTGTTAGCGTGTATAGTGCCCTCTGGGGACACAGGCTGGGGAAAGTGTTTTTGACAACAGAAAGCTGTGCATAGTGCTTACCTTGAAAACCAAGTCCTTTTTACCataccagagctccttgagcTGAGCCTGGATCTTCTTGGACTGCAGGGGAAGATAAGGCGGTGTGTGTCAGAGTGTCTCTGCGctcgaagtgtgtgtgtacaggtgaCGCACCAGGGCCATCGTGGGGTGTGACCACGCACAGAGTCCCACagacccacccacccacccacacacactgtaataCGGCTAGTGCTCCACCTGCAGAGTGGCGCGGGCCACGGGTGCGAGTGACCTCACCTCCTCAGCATGGAGACCACACAGCTTGTTTCCAGACAGCAGCTTGTTCTTCAGACTCTTGTTCTGAGGGAAGAACAGAGAAATTGACACAGATTCTCCCCCGCCCAGGCCTCTTGTTGATTCTCCATTTGCTACCCCCGACAACCTCAAGTGTTTCCCTCGCTTGGTCGACTAGGAGGGGCAGGATGGGCAGGGTGCGCCCTTCCAGGGGCTTCGCCCAGCAGCGCACAGATAGTTGCGTACGTTCACAGCCATAAGACAATTACGTGGGGGTTCATCACAAATAAGGGTTCGAGGCTGTCAGCACCGAGTGTACCCTCAGCCTGGACAACAGGGGGAGGAAGGGTGCATGGCCCACAAAAGGAAGACCCCTTTCAG
Above is a genomic segment from Scleropages formosus chromosome 5, fSclFor1.1, whole genome shotgun sequence containing:
- the LOC108942356 gene encoding leucine zipper protein 2-like isoform X1, with amino-acid sequence MKPGSAVYLLLLLLLLLLFPSRSLHSRQSYEGLERRLKGVFAERTGILRQLSKTSKELDGIKGNLQSLKNDEMVAKKEVQRILELSQKQREEMKSLQTALQKQLDEVMERAEKQQATINFLKTEMERKSKIIKDLQQENKSLKNKLLSGNKLCGLHAEESKKIQAQLKELWYGKKDLVFKGQQLMDLERKLMASKEELEKAALDKESQLKALKDTVHLCFSSVLQNHPPSTPVHLPRFTGLANHSVVTFQQPNAKDVPKILRVVGSKAPSTSEETRKDCRTEKVGETCFQNRTEKWSPAWQEAEARSQTQKSQERPKAGNDVIKPSEDVKEARGGNRETVLGSHN
- the LOC108942356 gene encoding leucine zipper protein 2-like isoform X2, which translates into the protein MCSSGGALGTVSEQSYEGLERRLKGVFAERTGILRQLSKTSKELDGIKGNLQSLKNDEMVAKKEVQRILELSQKQREEMKSLQTALQKQLDEVMERAEKQQATINFLKTEMERKSKIIKDLQQENKSLKNKLLSGNKLCGLHAEESKKIQAQLKELWYGKKDLVFKGQQLMDLERKLMASKEELEKAALDKESQLKALKDTVHLCFSSVLQNHPPSTPVHLPRFTGLANHSVVTFQQPNAKDVPKILRVVGSKAPSTSEETRKDCRTEKVGETCFQNRTEKWSPAWQEAEARSQTQKSQERPKAGNDVIKPSEDVKEARGGNRETVLGSHN